In Silene latifolia isolate original U9 population chromosome 3, ASM4854445v1, whole genome shotgun sequence, a single window of DNA contains:
- the LOC141648221 gene encoding putative serine/threonine-protein kinase PIX13, whose product MGCCWGSLAKNQPTPETTCTLSSSVGISQSSRTSTITSSSNDSSKSNFLVSRGEDGAPNGEILPTPNLRELTFQELKTATRNFKPDTLLGEGGFGKVYKGWLESKNGSKSNSGVVVAIKKLNSESLQGFEEWEAEVNFLGRLSHPNLVKLLGYCWEDKELLLIYEFMQRGSLENHLFGRGSMVQPLPWGLRLKIGIGAARGFAFLHSSDDRVIYRDIKASNILLDGSFNAKISDFGLAKLGPSASQSHVTTRVMGTHGYAAPEYVATGHLYIKSDVYSFGVVIVELLTGLRALDTTRPSARHSLADWIKPYLADKRKLKTVMDSRLEGRYPSKAAIATAELALKCLAQEPRARPSMQEVLDTLIKIDTMDEKPKVPRRTSTGNAIRPHGQQYHRPNGIRSHHNSLQSR is encoded by the exons ATGGGTTGTTGTTGGGGTTCTCTAGCTAAAAATCAGCCAACTCCTGAAACTACTTGTACTCTTAGTTCATCAG TCGGTATATCTCAATCAAGTCGAACATCAACAATTACAAGCAGCAGCAATGATTCAAGCAAGAGTAATTTCTTAGTATCGAGAGGCGAAGATGGAGCTCCAAATGGTGAGATTTTACCCACCCCAAATCTAAGAGAGTTGACCTTTCAAGAACTTAAGACCGCCACGAGGAATTTCAAGCCTGATACTTTACTGGGTGAGGGAGGTTTTGGCAAAGTTTACAAAGGCTGGCTAGAATCCAAGAACGGTAGTAAGAGTAATAGCGGTGTGGTTGTCGCCATCAAGAAGTTGAATTCTGAGAGCTTACAAGGGTTTGAAGAATGGGAG GCGGAAGTGAACTTCTTAGGCAGGCTTTCACACCCTAATCTGGTTAAATTACTCGGATATTGTTGGGAGGACAAAGAGTTGTTGCTTATATATGAGTTTATGCAAAGAGGAAGCTTGGAGAATCATCTGTTTGGAC GGGGCTCCATGGTCCAACCACTACCATGGGGGTTGCGGCTTAAAATTGGCATCGGTGCTGCTCGTGGGTTCGCTTTCCTGCACTCTTCTGATGACCGTGTTATCTATCGTGATATTAAAGCTTCTAACATACTTCTTGATGGG TCTTTTAACGCGAAGATTTCTGACTTCGGCCTAGCTAAATTGGGTCCGTCTGCAAGTCAGTCTCATGTTACAACAAGAGTGATGGGCACACATGGGTATGCTGCACCTGAGTATGTTGCAACAG GGCACCTGTACATCAAAAGTGATGTGTATAGCTTTGGGGTTGTTATAGTGGAGCTTCTCACGGGTCTACGAGCGCTTGACACAACTCGTCCTAGCGCACGACATAGTTTGGCTGATTGGATTAAACCATATTTAGCCGATAAGAGGAAGTTGAAAACCGTCATGGATTCTAGATTGGAGGGAAGGTATCCATCAAAAGCCGCTATAGCAACTGCAGAGTTGGCCTTAAAGTGTCTTGCGCAAGAACCTAGAGCTAGACCGTCAATGCAAGAAGTTCTCGACACCCTGATAAAAATTGATACCATGGATGAAAAACCAAAGGTGCCGAGAAGGACCTCAACCGGTAATGCTATTCGTCCCCATGGTCAGCAATACCATCGACCTAATGGGATTCGATCTCATCACAATTCTCTACAATCTCGATGA
- the LOC141648223 gene encoding pentatricopeptide repeat-containing protein At2g17140 produces MNQSKALNKALLKNSKNPELAWQIFKRIVLNPNSSSFSLHSCLPIIANILIRAKMHTQLTTLHTHLKTQQSSPNSLFSLIVIIAKSRLVDEAVSQFQSTRKQFPETPPPVYLYNVLLESSIRESKVEWVGLLYKDMIVAGVSPEVYTFNLLIRSLCDSGHLEDARKVFDKMSERGCKPNEFSFGILVRGYCRAGRGVEGLEILEEMRRFGLIPNKVVYNTLISSFCKEGKDDEAERLVEKMKEDGLSPNVITFNARIAVLCKAGKMLEASRIFRDMQIDNALGLPRPNIVTFNVMLDGFCKVGMLEEAKTLIDTMKKNDVLMTLETYNIWLMGLVRKGKLFEGQLVIRELIEKDLEPDIYSFNILVDGFCKSGMLSDAKMLISLMKSNGVQPDTITYSSLLQGYCSRGMVDKANNTLNEMMGMDCFPNIYTCNILLHSLWHEGKIPEAEILLQKMNEKGYDLDTVTCNIVIRGLCKSGKLDKAIDIVDGMWTYGKAALGDLGNMYTGLVDIKGDVKNCVPDLITYSTIIKELCEAGRLEDAKKKLVEMVGKNIYPDSIIYNIFIYSYCKTGKVSSAFRVLKDMEKRGIDKTLQTYNCLIMGLATKKQIFEMYGLLNEMRERGVTPTISTYNTIMGCLCDIGQTNDAMSLLNEMFQKGVAPNIYSFSLLIKAFCGEGEYRPAQEVFEIAISACGHKEGLYSVFFNELFLGGEIVEASELFEVALDQRLCIEKFNYKELIGSFCKNEKLDDAIKILLKLINRRYSFDPAAFMPVIDTLRDTGKKHEADKFAERMLIMSPEGCFTNKVCDDIAGGSHVKLKKEGASEWKNIIHRDDGSAITLKTLKRVQKGWGQGSILDLAPSRRNKSDYWEVTG; encoded by the exons ATGAATCAATCAAAAGCACTAAACAAAGCACTTCTCAAGAACTCCAAAAACCCAGAATTGGCATGGCAGATCTTCAAACGCATCGTTTTAAACCCGAATTCTTCATCGTTTTCACTACATTCTTGCTTGCCAATCATTGCCAACATCTTAATTCGCGCCAAAATGCACACTCAATTAACTACTCTTCACACCCACCTTAAAACCCAACAATCATCTCCCAATTCCCTCTTTTCCCTTATCGTGATCATTGCGAAATCCCGCCTCGTCGATGAGGCGGTTTCGCAGTTCCAATCGACAAGGAAACAATTCCCTGAGACCCCACCTCCTGTTTATTTGTACAATGTGCTTCTCGAGTCGTCAATAAGGGAGAGTAAGGTTGAGTGGGTTGGTTTGTTGTATAAAGATATGATTGTTGCTGGGGTGTCTCCGGAAGTTTACACTTTTAATCTTTTGATTAGGAGTTTGTGTGATTCGGGTCATTTGGAGGATGCACGGAAGGTGTTTGATAAAATGTCTGAGAGAGGTTGTAAGCCGAATGAGTTCAGTTTTGGGATTTTGGTTCGTGGGTATTGTAGGGCGGGGCGTGGGGTAGAGGGTTTGGAAATTTTGGAGGAAATGAGGAGGTTTGGGTTGATTCCGAATAAGGTTGTGTATAATACGTTGATTTCGAGCTTTTGTAAGGAGGGAAAGgatgatgaggctgagagattgGTGGAGAAGATGAAGGAGGATGGTTTAAGTCCTAATGTTATCACTTTTAATGCTAGGATTGCGGTTTTATGTAAGGCGGGGAAGATGCTAGAGGCCTCGAGGATTTTCAGGGATATGCAGATAGATAATGCATTAGGATTGCCTAGACCGAATATTGTTACGTTTAATGTAATGCTTGACGGGTTTTGTAAGGTAGGGATGCTTGAGGAAGCTAAGACTTTGATTGACACCATGAAGAAAAATGATGTGTTGATGACCTTGGAGACATATAATATATGGTTGATGGGACTGGTGAGGAAAGGGAAGCTTTTCGAAGGACAACTAGTTATCAGAGAGTTGATAGAAAAGGATTTAGAACCAGATATATACTCTTTTAACATTTTGGTTGATGGATTTTGCAAGAGTGGTATGCTTTCTGATGcgaaaatgttaattagtttaaTGAAAAGTAATGGTGTACAACCTGACACCATAACATATAGCTCTTTGCTTCAAGGATATTGCAGTAGAGGTATGGTAGACAAAGCTAACAATACTCTGAATGAGATGATGGGGATGGATTGTTTTCCTAATATCTATACTTGCAATATCTTGCTTCATAGTTTATGGCATGAGGGAAAAATACCAGAAGCAGAGATCTTGCTGCAAAAGATGAATGAGAAAGGTTATGACTTGGATACTGTAACGTGCAACATCGTTATTCGTGGTCTCTGCAAAAGTGGAAAGCTGGATAAAGCTATTGATATTGTTGATGGAATGTGGACTTATGGAAAGGCAGCTCTTGGTGATTTAGGAAATATGTACACTGGCCTAGTAGATATCAAGGGCGATGTCAAAAACTGTGTTCCTGATTTGATAACATATTCAACCATAATAAAAGAGTTATGTGAGGCTGGCAGGCTTGAAGATGCTAAAAAGAAGCTGGTTGAGATGGTGGGGAAAAATATATACCCTGATTCAATAATCTATAATATTTTTATATATAGTTACTGTAAAACTGGGAAGGTATCATCTGCATTTCGAGTTCTTAAAGACATGGAGAAAAGGGGGATTGACAAGACGCTCCAAACTTACAATTGCTTAATCATGGGTTTGGCGACTAAAAAGCAAATTTTTGAAATGTATGGGCTTCTAAATGAGATGAGAGAACGTGGTGTCACTCCTACCATAAGCACCTACAATACTATAATGGGTTGTCTTTGTGATATTGGCCAAACAAATGATGCTATGTCTCTATTAAATGAGATGTTTCAGAAAGGTGTAGCTCCTAATATTTACTCTTTCAGCCTGCTAATTAAAGCCTTCTGTGGAGAAGGTGAATATAGACCTGCACAAGAAGTCTTTGAGATTGCTATTAGTGCATGTGGCCACAAGGAAGGACTTTACAGTGTCTTTTTTAATGAGTTATTTCTTGGAGGGGAAATTGTTGAAGCCAGTGAATTGTTTGAAGTTGCACTAGACCAGCGTCTTTGTATCGAAAAATTTAATTATAAGGAGCTGATTGGCAGCTTTTGCAAGAATGAAAAGTTGGATGATGCTATTAAGATTCTCCTCAAGTTAATCAATAGAAGATATAGTTTTGACCCTGCAGCATTCATGCCGGTGATTGACACCTTACGTGACACTGGAAAGAAACACGAAGCAGATAAATTTGCCGAGAGGATGTTGATAATGTCACCAGAGGGATGTTTCACAAACAAAGTTTGTGATGATATTGCTGGCGGTAGTCATGTAAAGCTGAAGAAAGAAGGCGCAAGTGAATGGAAAAATATAATACACAG AGATGACGGCAGTGCAATAACATTAAAAACTCTCAAGCGAGTACAAAAGGGTTGGGGTCAAGGAAGCATATTAGATCTTGCACCCTCAAGAAGAAACAAAAGTGACTACTGGGAGGTTACAGGTTGA